The following is a genomic window from Pieris rapae chromosome 24, ilPieRapa1.1, whole genome shotgun sequence.
atattccGAAGTTGTCTGATACAATTCTCGCAGACCAGGCAATCTGGGGGTGATacctaaaaaatacacatattatttagACCCTTCATACATTAATGCAATCTGTAAGGCAATATAATAGTTACAATGCCGGTACGGAAAAGGTTAATTGAGAAACATGGCGCGAACTTTTTTCTgtttgtcaaaataaaattgatttttacacTACAGAGTTTCCGCTaagaaaagttaaaaaagaaaaaacacgCAACAAAATCGTTTTAAATTTGACTATTATATTGCAAGGTTACTATTACCCTTCTATGGGAATTTGTCCCATTTCATTACGCATAAGTCGCTTATGTCGCATCATTATTAGGTACGTAATTTGACAAAATGACAAATTTTTTAACTACTGATGCAAACTTCAAAATAACGCGGCAAACATCTAGTTATTATAGAACAAATGTCAAGTTTTATTATGGCAACATAGATTGATTgagaaaataaaacctttttcaaTTGACTATGTTACAAGagttattctaaaatatatattttgactttattaAGACATTGAATCTTGTAATTGTAAGGTGTATCACACCttaaccaaaaatatattataaattcaacacACAAACAGAAATTCTATTGCCATAgataagatataattaaaaaaagtttaaatgcCATAATATGgatattatctattatataacaCGTGTTGGAAAGtgctcttttattttttattaaagtttattatctatttataccttttttacattactactgtaattatattttttaatgttgaagCAAGTACATTTTTAACTCTCATCTAATTCACACAAGTTGtttgcttttttataatacgaaTCACCTTACGAGTTGTGTTTGTCTTATAAATGAAAAGCAATAAttctatagattttttttaaaattaatatatttttttttcaatatactCACTCTTATTCCAAAGCTATTGAACAGCATCTGATCGTATCTCTCTTCCACCCCTTCGCACATATAAGAAGTGCAAAAGCATCTAAGATTATTTTCGCTTCCACACAACCTACAGCATCTGTTTAAGACGCCATCGCCCGACGCGTGCGCAACCGCTAAACGAATTGAACTCTGCGAAAATTCACAAAggtgaatattttaatgttttaatgagaacaaaacaaatatttgagtgaaaatataatatacggAAGTGTCTGAAACTGGATCACTTCACACCTTGCCCGAGAAACCTTCTCAAACGCGTCGGCCTGAATGACAGTCACAGAGTTGACTCAAGGTTAAAATATTCAGGTCCAACGTCTTCCACCCTTGATGGGTAATGCTGCATCGACCTactatctatataaatttctcGATGACTCCGTTATAAATAAGAGAGTGATATGAGTAAGTATTACTATAAAAAGGTAagctttgtaaaatttatcataTCAAAACACAAaccatgataattttttttctttttttataataatatttataaaatactgctTGAATACTTAAATCACATTCTtactttactaaatatttttagcagTCTTTCTTGTGGCCATAAGTAATCCATATTTACGTTTAggctattaaaaacattttcaaaataattttatgatagaaaatataatatattgtgctTTCGAAGAATAGAAATGACATTCCTATTTTGACAGCTGTTGCGGTAGtacttttttattgaagtCTAAAAAGAATTTTCATTAGAGTATCTCACAATGTATCTCAAAGAGTTTACATAAACGTACGATTCCACCAGTGTGCTAATCTGGCTACAGCACAAAGCACCACGTTTTCCTGTCAGTCCAAATTAGCTACTGCCAGCTGAAAATGTTCTCAGTAAACATGTGTGTCAAATTGTGCGCTCACAAAAGTTACTCAAAGCATTGGCGGTGGAGACAGAAGCCAAGCACCTCAGTTCAGTTTGAACAGTTCAGTTCAAAATGTTTCTAAACAAATGTGCTTCTCGCTATTTTGTATACGGCTAGTAGTAAGTTagtatacaataaatcaaaGTACATTGTAGCGGTGGTGAagttaatacttattttatgataaattattatttaattaatgacttagacataaattattacttatttaatgaATACGTAACACGAGAATCAATGACTGTTACGTGGGACAAAAAAGTGTTTAACCGAGTCAGGTAAcctaacattagttaaataacataatataatatatatatatacataaattttacttgataataattagaagAGCAAACCAAATGTTAGCTATCTTCTCACAAACTAAGctcctaattttatattagttataagcttatgttttaaattattaaagctaGTTCACACTTCAACCAAAAAGTTTgttgaaacaaacattttatattatgaaccAACCACGGCCACCGAATTTAACTTTCGTAGTTGCATGTTAAACGGTCGATAaagatttctttaatatatctGTGGGTTTTCTGCACCGTAGTTACTTGACAGTTTTGTGAATTGACATTGAGATATTGACAACTAGCAgtcgatttttaataatagtgttTGTGTTTTCTTGCTTTCTATTTTCTCAATGTTGATTAATCTTTATACagtgttttgttaattaaaataaggtgTAATTAGTTTACGTTTAAGCcactatactaaaataaatatctgtataTCTACAGAACAAACTACGTTTTTGTTAGGCATCAAAAACTTCTTCCACAATGGGTGGAAAGGCAGAAAAGGGTACTCCGAAATACATAGCAAACAAAATTAAGGCTAAAGGCTTGCAAAAACTTCGTTGGTATTGTCAAATGTGCCAAAAACAATGTCGTGATGAAAATGGTTTCAAGTGCCACACAATGTCGGAGTCTCATCAGAGACAGCTGCTGTTGTTTGCAGATAATTCATCCAAGTACATAGATGACTTTTCAAAGGAGTTTGCTGATGGGTACCTTGAATTACTAAGTCGACAGTTTGGTACCAAACGCGTGAATGCCAATAAGGTATATCAAGATTATATATCCAATCGGTAAGCTAATTTACTACTTATTTGACCACCATTTGGCCTTAaacaagatttatatataaaaaaactacttgtAATTCCAGAGACCATCTCCATATGAATGCTACTCAGTGGGAGACCTTAACTGATTTTGTGAAGTGGCTGGGACGTGAGGGTAAATGTGTTGTTGATGAAACGGAGAAGGGATGGTTTGTGGCATATATTGACAGGGACCCAGCAACAATTGCTGCACTGGAAGCAAAGGCTAAGAAAGAGAAAATGGATAAGGATGATCAGGTAATgtcatgtatataatattaccaacattatgtactatttattattgttgtagCTGTGATCTGAGGGTTATCCGGTGtactttataaacaatataaaagagTTAGGCAGTACATAATAACTCAACACACACATATCTGTAGAGAATGATAAAATACACATTGCCTTAGATACTTTTAATGTCTGAACATGTTTGAACTTCATTCTATATGGTAGCATAATTAGAAATTTGttgaaattttatagttttctaAGTATGgcctaaaaattataagtgttatgtagttttataataaacaaatcttaataattattattggtttgcagcaatctttaattattaaatataaaaactatacaatAACACATTTATCATAAAGGTTTTTATagatgaaaaaaatttaaaattgcttcattacaaaaataatgcttatctttgtgttggaaataaaaacaaatataacatgtatgaaaaataatttcaggAAAGAATGTTAGAGTTTATACAAAAGCAAGTAGAAAAGGGAAAGAAAGACAAAGTCGACGAAGAGCCAAAATACACAGAGTTCAAAAGAGAAAGCAGCCAAGAGAAATTAActcttaatcttaatttaaagagGAAAACAGAAGGTGAGTaataaccttttttatatatgtattaaaattaattagattttatattgtaaaatctgGTGGGAGACGCCAACCCTTTATgttaatcttatatctttaaacaagcaattcttgtatatatataattggaatctcggaatcggctccaacgattttcatgaaatttagtatacagagggtttcgggcgcgataaatcgatttagctaggaatcatttctagaaaatgtaattttatttctgttttatcaacttaaacatagaattgctcgtttaaagatgtcagtaaaataaaaacttaaatatgaatataattatctttattcgataattatattcatatttcataaagttattagtatgtaattcgtacttaaataaaatttccaaaaaacacgatttataaaaaaaaaataccgagctaagctcggtcatccaggtcctacTCCCTATTTAAGAAAGGGGAGATTTCAAAACTCTCCTGCTGCTTAGCTACTCGGTCATATGTCTGCCTGATTGCATGCCCGGTTGGCTAGGATGTGGGGGTCCCAAAAAAAAAGTGCCGGTATTGAGTGTTGCTAAACCAAGTTTACTCTAGTCCTAAATCACAGAcaggtttaattttaaaatttatcttgaACCTTCGTTCGTGAATGACGGTGAGCACTCAaagcttaaataatttaataaatatatgttaatacataaatcatattataatttgtttaaaaaaaaattgttacagaAAAAAAGGTGGATTTACCCAaaccaatattatttactaagacAAAGGAACCAAGTAAGGAATCATCGAAGAAACAAAAGTTGGATTCAAAATCGGCCCTCGATGAGATTATGGAAATGCAGGAAAAGCAAAAAGAACGAGCTAATAGGTATgtttaatcttatatctttaaacaagcaattcttgtatacataagtatatataattggaatctcgaaatcggctccaacgattttcatgaaattaagTATATGGGGGGTTTcgggaatcatttctagaaaaagtcattttattcgtgttgtatcaacataaacataaacttacttttttttgtaagatcaaaaaaatatcattcatatttcatcattttatgaGTGTGATtcattcttaaatatatttccaaaaaacacaatttataaaaataaaaatactgagtaaagctcggtcatccatctttatataataataatagccttcattaatgtaaaataccTAGTATATGaacactaataattaatcggtAAGACGGTGAATTTCTATTTTGACTTAAGCCTTTACTAAGAGATGCCACTCCTCTCAGCGTCTGGCTTTATGTAGTCACAAAATCCAGCTGTTCTTCATCATCTTTCCATCTTTTGTCTACCTTGTTTTACTTCCATTTATCATTGTCTTCTCTCATCTGACCAGGCTATTTCCTTTCAATGTTTTACTAGAAATAGCAGCTGTTTCCACAAACTTACGACCGAACTAATAGTGGTTAATATTATACAGTGAAAACCATATTATCTATAATCTCAAagcttagaaaatattatgaaatcctcgaaactaaatttttggtccttcgagcatGATTTGgaccaatattttattatattctctaaaaattgatttagttacctaaattttcatttgataactatattttaatggaTTTTTCAGAAAAGATTACTGGCTAACCGAGGGTATTATAGTGAAAATTGTAACCAAATCCCTTGGTGATAAGTTTTACAAAAGAAAAGCGATTGTGGAGAACGTTTTTGACAAATATGGCGCTCAGGTCAAATTAATTGATGaaaatgtcaaattaaagTTGGATCAGGTACGCAATTTTTCTTGCTTTTTTTATGCATATCTGGAGATTGAATCCACAACTTCTGGGTTAGATTAACTATagaaaaacatgtttatttaaaaaaatctgataagtaaatataataaaattgaacaaaaataataattgcccTTGTATTAAAATCATGTATAGGTTCTAGTTTCCTTTGAgaagtgtatttaaaaatatatatgtaatagagtatttaaaaaattctatcttatcaattactttaataaggaTTATAGaaagttttttatgttatatttaatattcactcaaatcaaaataactttatttatataagtaaccAAATGCAATTATGAACGTCTACAGAAAAGATTTTTtgattgattctaaatttacttgtatttatttatatattcagtgATCATTCTCTTATTTCGTTAGGGAgttgtaaaaacaatttccaTATTAGTACCCAATCCCCATGAAAGGCCTCTGCAAATTCTTCCATTTGTCTCTCATCTTCGCTATCTTCCAATCTTTCTTTGGTATTCCTTTTATTTTACCTTCCCAGGTTTCTTCTATCTTTTTTTCCCACTTGGCCATTCCAATTGGATTTTTGAACCATTTGTCATCAAACGCTGTCAAACTGACAGCACGTCTTTGAAAGTCTATGAATACTTGTCAAATTTAGTTTGACATTCAGTATCATGACATTGACGTTTCATAACTGtacaatgtaaattaattttgatttttattgccaCAGATTCtataagtgttattttttttttagaatcaCGTGGAATCAGTGATTCCGAGCGCGAATCGTTCCGTACGATTTGTGAACGGAGCGTACCGTGGTCTACGCGGTGTTTTACGAGATATAGATACTGATAATTATTGCTGTACTGTGGAGGTATGTAGGAATTTTAAATggcatatattttgtatttatttaatcgttatttttaaagtgcacctttatttataaaatacacatgtcagaagtgaaacacatttaaattacttattacttatgtaaaagccccaatagatgtaTATAACTAAATTCAGACTGAttacactgtatacgtgctaacgataatataaataaattaaaaatctgcgtttataGCAATAACATTAGACTTGCAACGAATAGCATAATCTGCAGTATACCGAATACCGAATATTCGGCGAGGCCCCTGACCGAATGTTCGGCAAAAGTATTCGGCTGGATTTTAGCGCCAATTTGTACAGACGTAATAGTTACGCGCTCCTTTATTTTGTTctaatgtacatttataatattaccaattatttctttatgacaaaatatattattgaagtaTTCGgccgaatataataaaagccgAATAGGCCGAATACCGAATATTCGTTGCAACTCTAATTgccatctaaaataataatatgtaactactaaacgaatacatcgaCCAATAGCGTGTTTCTCTtaatctccctttctcactctctctcaatcgttctcaatcgctctctcccttttctccgacaaaaaacgctgcacatcttcgtgacgtttcttATGCgcttaaagaagtttcacttcaaattGCTTCATTTGgcgaaaatattataagattttttttctttacaggtTTCAGAGGGTCCCCTTACGGGGCGAATAGTGAAGAATGTACAATACGAAGATATTAGCAAATTGGCGAcgtgatattaaataatttattttttacatttgttttactgtcctccattaaaataaattttaaataatccatttttgttacaatCCCATATTTCGTAAACAGATTTTGGGTTCTTTCAATGCTAAGGTTatgaaataactaaataaatcaatggccgGTAATAGGTCTAGGACTCAGATGTCTGTGTGTTTCATTATTGGTGATgacagcctcctgtgcctgacactgtctattttttatatctaaggCACGGCGgtttccattggtgcacagccgactTCGCTAGACGCAAGCAGactatattcataataaataaaataggctGCTAAATATCTACCTGTTCATCGTCTACAATCTAAAAACATGACTAAAAGACTGGCTTATGAACACGCCCTATGCAGTGTTAGAGCTGCTTTTGAGACCTAGTATGTACTTACACACTATTCATTTACTCACtgactcactcattcactcacacACTTATGCACTCAGTTGATAATggttgaaaaaataaaataaggttaaataatattactattataaggaattaagtttgtttatggaagagctgggaaccctacaTAGGTATTTCTttcttaaaagggtttccaaatcttacacctagtaatgaaaatgtacctacttaaaatgaataaacactttttattattacagccggggatcgaacctaagaCCACGTCGCACTCTCAATCCACTTACTCAACACTGCTcacttacaaaaaataaattaaatctaatttattccaataagaacacctaaaatggcacttttgaacgttaaataaaatataaagatgattctagttgcctcttccaaaaggtagtttcgtctggagaagaatgggcaagaaactccatacttactcttttaaaataggatatacaatatttgtatacattactacatagtataaaacaaagttgcTTTCTCCGTCCctatgtatgcttaaatctttgaaactacgcaacggattttgatgcggttttttaatagatagagtgatacaagaggaaggtttatatgtataataacattcattaaatagtggagcagtactgttatttttgaggtttctaatgtgatgtcgtaaataattacatttattccgcttacattgcaaacgcaggctgaaccctacgagttttatcaaaataatgtactaagtattgtacacattgaaaaggtctacagaaaagtccgtgatggtatatgtctatctcttatggataacccacatttttatatacaacattcacagattttctgtagtgtgtttagcattgcacccgtgcgaagccggggcgagtcgctagtttttttatattttggaatgGTTAGGGAATAATTTTGAACGAAGTATCAgtataaatatcattaattatgtagtagaatacaatatgtatttattgcaTTATCGTATACAAAAAcgacaatttatattacattaaatacgtGGCGCCAGGTTTCTACTCTCCATCCGTCTCACGAATTTTCGATCACATGTCCTGACGCGAGTTTAAGATCTTACCCATTCCAAAAAAGTGTCCAACGTCGCTAaagttttcacttcaaaaaatcccgccaatttgttatatttttagtggttaaataaaacacatgtaATCAATGAAACATATAATTCACATTCGATTGtacattaattcataaatataacatttaagcTTACCTAAGTGAGTTAAAACTGACAGAATTGTCTATAACACCGGAGTATattgacataaaaaattaacaattttcgCTGTGAAAACGCTACCTAGAAAGCGACTTGTAAAAACTAGTGCGGCCTTCTTGTAAAACCAATGAATTTGGCATTTGCTTATAATTAGAATTTGACATAAAGCTACACACGCCGGAAATAGAGTTCTAACGTCGCCatcttgataaattatttgttctaaaattttaaaattcaaatttgacCGCGAAACGAAGCGTCACCGGAAATCAGTACTAGCGCCGCCATCTTGAAACATCTATGGCTCCCAGTTTTAAATTCGAATTTGACCGCGTAACGTAGCTTCGCCGGAAATTAGTACTAACGTCGCCATCTTGTAGTATCACacttaaaattagaatcaaaccttctttttaatattcgtaaaAATCACttacagataataaattgttacattttttacttataatattaagtgtgATACTCAagacttatatattattatttagtcttttatatgatttgatttttatggACCGTCGAATTCACAGCGAAAATCACACgaataaaacattacaaagGTAAGGCACCATTGGAAGGATTACGCatgatttattcaaaaataaattctagcGTTCTTCTagagaattaataatattgtgatGCTTGATTTAAAATGGACGATTATAGTAAGTACCACAATTGCACTTAAAAACTAGAATCTAAGCCTTTAGACcgatcaaataatttaattttgtaaacattgaTTAGTGTTGCCATTTTCCATAGAAACTTTTTAAGCTTCTAGAAATGGGTAATTTAAGTTTGGAATTTATAGCTTAGGGTAACAAAGTCGAGACTAACCATTACTCTCGTATGTCAAATTCAATATGTTTTTGAGACTTAGGAGTATAGTCTTAGCAAATTTTTAGGACAGCAAATAAATGTTCTCCATcagttgatttttatattaaattattcgacCATCTAAAAACAAGTTTACACTGTCATCTTCAAAATGCAGCAAGCGTAAATAACTACGtataaaatgcttttaaatacttcaaaaaaaaaactatatctaATCAAAAAATTCTACTTAAGCATTCGCCGCGAAATTGTCATAAGGGCCTGTAAAAAAAGCACAGCGGATTCAAAGATTCAATAGTTTGGCAGTTGTCTATGGAATATTGCAATGGATGTGGcaacattttaatagattaCGTATATGAAACATAAATCTAGTTACAAGAAATGTCAAAGAATTTTCGTCTGAcgtttgacatttgacagtgCGACCCGAGATACAAATTAGAATATGGAGTTTAGTCACGTATTTCAAACGCCAAACATGAATGTAGGTACAATAGCTGTCAAACGATTTCTGCGTGACGTTCGACATCGCGAAATTAGCACCAAGGACTTCAGtatgtcaaatatataaataaaatatatgtatgtattcttaaccttaaatatgtattggattttgacattcGTAGGACGCGTCAAGTTTCTCGTCCTTGACAATTTATATGggcaaaatatttctatacgAAGccaagtatatataaaagaattttgACATATCCAATTTATTGTTACCTAAGTTTGAGATGTCATCTGTCATCAACAAACTAGGGTTTATATGTGAAGTTGTCTTAAAAATCGTTTATCATTGCCACGCCCATCGCAAAGAATTCGTAGGTTTGTTTGTgattagattattaaaattatttaaacctttaaaaaactaACATATTTCAATTGATTTTTGAATCCTCTGTAATGCCTTTAAAGCTacattaaaaccttttaaaaaacATGTTATTTGTGATGTAAAAATGGCgctaaaaaaatctgaatttgacattgacagttGACACTTTCAGTTACCCAAAAGGATCATATTGGTTTGTGCTACTTCTTAAGTAGTTTTTCTTCCTCTGGATTGTTCTCATCGGTTTTGTATGTTGAATTTGTGAGGAGGCTGGATGGTAggaactgtaaaaaatataacatatattaatgttacatacatatacatattttgttttacaataacatttatattacatttacatatttacacatttaaacgCAAAAATAATGTCTGTTTAGGATGAAGCTGGTTCATCGTTCAACACTAgaaataacacataaataatgaGCTTCTGTTTGCATCGATCTCACTTTTTTTGCTCTCTGATTGgttgttacaatattaaattttgtttctttaaagtaatagatatagaaagaaactcaATCAGAATATTTCCTGATAATCCGAGTAttcattaacaaatatatatatatatgaaaaactattataaaatttatcaccCGTAAACAGgcacaattttacaattattttgttgtttatcaTTGTCAGATGATTCTTATGACTTCAAAACATTAGTAATTCCACAATATTCATTTTCAGACAGTACGCGCTAACGGGTAAGATCTAAAGCCAAAAATGTACATCTTTATTTAGCTCTTACAGTCGAATTTGAATAGAAATTGGTGAGCTCCACATAGAGGCGGTAATAATTATcctaattaattcaaaaaccTCTACAAacctttaatatttcattttaggaACTTCCAAATTCTAGCAGCATAAagaagtaatatatattaatataacagttataataataacacatcTAAACACAGTTAAGGCATACATTTATGaagaatgtaataatttcaataataaatagtgtaaCACAACTGCGGAGTGTGTGTGGTGTGCTAACATCTCGTTCATTCGCATGAGGACACCTACAATGGACTTTGGATCCATAAATAGTTGCTTCaaatccggctcgaaggaccaaaagtACGGTACTATAGTGGACTGTAGATCCATAAGTGAATGGTTCaaatccggctcgaaggaccaaaataTTCATGAGgcgaataaataaaagaatattgtaGTGTGCAACTACGGAAGCAGTACTGCTAGTGTTGTGTTCAGTGACCTCATGTGTATGAACGAGACGTTATCATACGCTCGCCTGATACCCCCTCCAGCATTGGAGTTTAAATCATCTGCAGCGATAACTACAACCTGCTATGACGTCATATTTCTAGAGCACTAGGGCCTTTGGGCCAGTCAGTAGTCAGACAGGATAGAACCTCCCTTTAATGAGGAAAAGTACACCATCCTTCCTCAACAATATTTATCCAAAATAATGTGggtactttaaataatttagctgATGACGTCATATGCTACCTACAACTTCTTAATCACTCATTCCTCTCTTTTAGGAGAAACTGTTCACCACCATTCCTCTCTAATTTATTAGCCATAGtaatacagtttttataacaaaactaaGAAAAACTACCCTTGCGATTTTTTCTTAAGAGTCTCTTAACTCAAATGGTATTTCGGTCGTCGACTCATGTAACctgtatttataagtaaatataaataaataaatcgctcACCTGCTTAATTGGCGacttttcattttcaattatatcaTCAAGCCTATCTCCTTCACGAAGTAACTGGAAAAAAAGAAGTGCGTTAGTACAAAGTATACATGTCAGaactgaaacttctttgtaaattaattattcctattaaaagccccaatagatgatcatctccatgtatttgtatatctatattcacactgtatacgtacTTATcgctacatagtataaaacaaagtcgctttctctgtccgtatgtccctttgtatgcttaaatctttgaaactacgcaacggattttgatgcggtttttttaatagatagagtgattcaagaggaaggtttatatatatatatataataacatccattaattAGTGGAGAAGtagtgttatttttgaggtttctaatgtgatgtcgtaaataattacattttttccgcttacattgcaaacgcaggctgaaccctacgagttttatcaaaataatgtactaagtattgtacacattgaaaaggtctacagaaaagtccctgatggtatatgtctatctcttatggataacccacatttttatatacaacgttcacagattttctgtatagtatttttagtatcagcattgcacctgtgcgaagccggggcgggtcgctagtgataatataaataaataaaaaatctacattTAATGCTCTAATATGTAccaaacgaatacatcaaccaatagcgtgtactCTTTCtcaatctccctttctcactctctttcAATCGCTATCTcacttttcttcgacaaaaagcACATATGTCTGTTTCaagcgcctaaagaagtttgaCTTCAGAAATGGTAGTAAAGTCACGAGACTTCGCGAGTGcgtcgccggccttttaaaaattcggACGCTCtttgaagaaccctaagtcgaattggtttgaaaATGCCTGTCGCGTATTAATCGTTAAATAGTACACTCAATGCTAAAGCTTGGGAGTGCGTCACCGGCCTTTTCGTGTTTTACCTTATCAACTTCTGGTTCGATTTGTTCATTAGTTCCACCTTTGTTCAGAACTCCCTTCTCCATCAGAGTGGCTC
Proteins encoded in this region:
- the LOC111000924 gene encoding DNA/RNA-binding protein KIN17, with amino-acid sequence MGGKAEKGTPKYIANKIKAKGLQKLRWYCQMCQKQCRDENGFKCHTMSESHQRQLLLFADNSSKYIDDFSKEFADGYLELLSRQFGTKRVNANKVYQDYISNRDHLHMNATQWETLTDFVKWLGREGKCVVDETEKGWFVAYIDRDPATIAALEAKAKKEKMDKDDQERMLEFIQKQVEKGKKDKVDEEPKYTEFKRESSQEKLTLNLNLKRKTEEKKVDLPKPILFTKTKEPSKESSKKQKLDSKSALDEIMEMQEKQKERANRKDYWLTEGIIVKIVTKSLGDKFYKRKAIVENVFDKYGAQVKLIDENVKLKLDQNHVESVIPSANRSVRFVNGAYRGLRGVLRDIDTDNYCCTVEVSEGPLTGRIVKNVQYEDISKLAT